The following are from one region of the Capsicum annuum cultivar UCD-10X-F1 chromosome 1, UCD10Xv1.1, whole genome shotgun sequence genome:
- the LOC124898857 gene encoding uncharacterized protein LOC124898857: MSKNFVNIEVPDLCYCFEFCPLRTSRTPSNPDRGFFGCKFLKENGGCGYFRWIDRKPSISVHQYPEVESSLMIKCKGGENSCDRLKQKLKDIEQERDTLCEKLKYSEEKLISLRQKLKKVKLERECAKLKLNRLVLLLLIVLTVKWFFNMV, encoded by the exons ATGTCGAAAAATTTCGTTAACATTGAGGTTCccgatttgtgttattgtttcgAATTTTGTCCATTAAGAACTTCAAGGACTCCATCAAATCCTGATCGTGGATTTTTTGGATGTAAATTTCTAAAG GAAAATGGTGGATGTGGgtactttagatggattgatcGAAAACCTTCAATTTCTGTGCATCAATATCCTGAGGTAGAATCGAGCTTAATGATAAAGTGCAAAGGTGGTGAAAATTCGTGTGATCGATTGAAGCAAAAGCTCAAAGACATTGAACAAGAGAGGGACactttgtgtgagaaattgaaataTAGTGAAGAGAAGTTGATTTCATTgaggcaaaaactcaaaaaagtgaAACTTGAAAGGGAATGTGCTAAGCTCAAATTGAATAGACTTGTTCTACTTCTTCTCATTGTTCTTACTGTAAAGTGGTTCTTTAATATGGTGTAA